In Paeniglutamicibacter kerguelensis, one genomic interval encodes:
- a CDS encoding ABC transporter permease, protein MRKRIVSSALPLVVVVVGVFALARMTGSPASLYLPLNATDAMRADFIAKNGLDQPVLVQMFDYFGGLLRLDFGTSLRTGEDAAAMALRAFPATLQLAAMTMVIAIVLAIIVGSAAALKPNGVLDRFASFVSMAAASIPDFWLAIVGIWVFAIYLGWLPTSGVMGAAAWVLPVATLVMRPFGALVQVIRGAMVTSLSEPYIKLARSKGATEYRVVTGHALRNAAAPALTVAGDLTVGLINGAVVVETIFGWPGIGKLMIDSILQRDFAVLQACVLLTALAIFVLNILIDLGYALLDPRVRPAAGARARRKTRAVTIENEPSEPIEPNVPTAASASV, encoded by the coding sequence TTGCGTAAACGGATTGTCTCCTCCGCGCTGCCGCTGGTGGTTGTGGTGGTGGGCGTGTTTGCCCTGGCCCGGATGACGGGAAGCCCGGCAAGCCTCTATCTGCCACTGAACGCCACCGACGCCATGCGGGCGGACTTCATTGCCAAAAACGGTTTGGATCAGCCCGTTTTGGTCCAGATGTTCGACTACTTCGGTGGTCTCTTGCGATTGGATTTTGGAACCTCACTGCGTACCGGGGAGGACGCCGCAGCCATGGCGCTGCGCGCCTTCCCGGCCACGCTGCAACTCGCCGCGATGACCATGGTGATAGCCATTGTCTTGGCCATCATCGTGGGCTCCGCGGCGGCACTGAAGCCAAACGGGGTGCTGGACAGGTTCGCCAGTTTCGTTTCCATGGCGGCTGCCTCGATTCCCGACTTCTGGTTGGCCATCGTGGGCATCTGGGTCTTTGCGATCTACCTGGGGTGGCTGCCCACCTCCGGCGTGATGGGTGCCGCGGCCTGGGTGCTGCCGGTGGCAACGCTGGTGATGCGTCCCTTCGGGGCGCTGGTCCAGGTGATCCGCGGCGCCATGGTCACCTCGCTGTCCGAGCCCTACATCAAGCTCGCCCGGTCCAAGGGTGCCACCGAGTACCGCGTGGTGACGGGCCATGCCCTGCGCAACGCGGCGGCCCCGGCGCTGACCGTTGCCGGCGACCTCACCGTGGGCCTGATCAACGGCGCCGTCGTCGTGGAAACGATCTTCGGCTGGCCCGGCATCGGCAAGCTGATGATCGACTCGATCCTGCAACGGGACTTCGCGGTGCTCCAGGCCTGCGTGCTGCTCACGGCGCTGGCCATCTTCGTCCTGAACATCCTGATCGACCTCGGCTACGCACTGCTTGACCCGCGGGTCCGCCCCGCCGCCGGGGCCAGGGCGCGGCGCAAGACCCGGGCCGTCACGATCGAGAACGAACCGAGCGAACCGATCGAACCCAACGTACCGACCGCCGCTTCGGCGAGCGTCTAG
- a CDS encoding ABC transporter substrate-binding protein, translating into MFFASKPGAPVTRTRRLSMAVAAGALLGTTVLSGCSVANSSASNSSGAAGAAAGDTLRVVLQQEPPTLEACESNLTSTGVVVRSTITEPLIERNPTTGDLEPKLATEWTSKDDTKWTLKLREGVKFHDGSDFTAEDAAATIDRAVNSKLGCNVEGYVFGDDDLKLNVVDAGTLEVTAPKADPILPLRLSFLEVVPAETSSTEKVREPIGTGPYKLDKWEAGQSINASAFADYWGEAPAFPKANYQWRSEGSVRAAMITSGEADIATGLSPEDNIGDLGVTFPNNETVALRMHGDTAPFTDIRVRQAVNYAIDKEAIVASLYGGRDKAAAQLVPGGVVGHSESLPVWPYDPEKAKSLVAEAKAAGVDTSAQISLVVRTAQFPKIEELGQVLQEQLTQAGLNVKLKMLETSQHLTYQVRPFPTDDEGAIMLMTQHGNQAGDAAFTVDQYMTTKGAQSAFGTPELDKLIATADAATGADRQSAFEKVFSYQNDNVVQFAHIAHQTGMLGLAKTVNYAPNSSTSDELRLAEVTPAK; encoded by the coding sequence ATGTTTTTTGCCAGCAAACCAGGTGCTCCAGTGACCCGTACCCGTCGACTCTCCATGGCAGTGGCTGCCGGTGCGCTACTGGGCACCACGGTGTTGTCGGGTTGTTCGGTCGCCAACTCCTCAGCATCCAATTCCTCGGGAGCGGCAGGGGCAGCGGCCGGAGACACCCTGCGCGTCGTCCTGCAGCAAGAGCCGCCGACGCTCGAAGCCTGCGAATCCAACCTCACCAGCACCGGCGTCGTGGTGCGCTCCACCATCACCGAACCACTGATCGAACGCAACCCCACCACCGGTGATCTCGAGCCGAAGCTCGCCACCGAATGGACCAGCAAGGACGACACCAAGTGGACGCTGAAGCTGCGCGAAGGAGTGAAGTTCCACGACGGCAGCGACTTCACCGCCGAGGATGCCGCTGCAACCATCGACCGGGCAGTGAACTCAAAACTGGGATGCAATGTCGAGGGCTATGTTTTCGGGGATGACGACCTGAAGCTCAACGTCGTCGATGCCGGCACCCTTGAGGTCACCGCCCCGAAGGCCGACCCCATCCTGCCGCTGCGCCTCTCCTTCCTGGAAGTGGTGCCGGCCGAAACCTCGAGCACCGAAAAGGTACGCGAGCCGATTGGCACCGGGCCCTACAAGCTCGACAAGTGGGAAGCCGGCCAGAGCATCAACGCCTCGGCATTCGCCGACTATTGGGGCGAGGCCCCGGCCTTCCCGAAGGCCAACTACCAGTGGCGTTCCGAAGGCAGCGTCCGCGCGGCCATGATCACCTCCGGCGAGGCAGACATCGCCACCGGCTTGAGCCCCGAAGACAACATCGGCGATCTGGGAGTCACCTTCCCGAACAACGAAACCGTCGCGCTGCGCATGCATGGCGACACGGCACCGTTCACCGATATCCGGGTCCGCCAGGCCGTGAACTACGCCATCGACAAGGAAGCCATTGTCGCTTCCCTCTACGGCGGGCGCGACAAGGCTGCCGCCCAGTTGGTTCCGGGCGGCGTGGTGGGCCACAGCGAATCGCTTCCGGTCTGGCCCTACGATCCGGAGAAGGCCAAGTCCTTGGTTGCGGAAGCCAAAGCAGCCGGCGTTGATACCTCGGCCCAGATCAGCCTGGTGGTGCGCACCGCGCAGTTCCCGAAGATCGAGGAACTGGGCCAGGTCCTTCAGGAACAGCTGACCCAGGCCGGGCTGAACGTGAAGCTGAAGATGCTCGAAACCAGCCAGCACCTGACCTACCAGGTCCGCCCGTTCCCCACCGATGACGAGGGGGCCATCATGTTGATGACCCAGCACGGCAACCAGGCCGGCGACGCGGCCTTCACGGTGGACCAGTACATGACCACCAAGGGCGCCCAGTCCGCCTTCGGTACCCCGGAACTCGACAAGCTGATCGCTACGGCCGATGCCGCAACCGGCGCCGACCGCCAGTCGGCATTCGAGAAGGTGTTCTCCTACCAAAACGACAACGTGGTCCAGTTCGCCCACATTGCGCACCAGACCGGCATGCTCGGTCTCGCCAAGACCGTGAACTACGCACCGAACTCGTCCACCTCGGACGAACTGCGTTTGGCCGAAGTCACCCCGGCCAAATAG
- a CDS encoding 2-hydroxyacid dehydrogenase — MSTETSALTRRDPSPITGNAIVRVGPVNPTVAQALIDDYDALILPAGGPEREAFLDNHAESIRVAVCSGKIGVDTELMRHLPNLEAIVNFGVGYDASDVAQAAERNIPISNTPDVLTDCVADTALGLYLETLRSLGAAERFVRNGTWATGVNFPLATRASGKRVGILGLGRIGAAIAKRLEGFGCEIHYHNRSEIAGSSYAYHSSAAELAEATDVLVVAAAGGPASAGLVSAEVLEKIGPKGFLINIARGSVVDEPALVSALQNGEIAGAGLDVFTNEPHVPTELLELDNVVLLPHLGSGTHETRADMAALVLENLRSYVNSGELITPVS, encoded by the coding sequence ATGTCAACAGAAACGAGCGCCCTTACCCGGCGCGATCCAAGCCCCATCACCGGGAATGCAATAGTGCGCGTCGGCCCGGTCAACCCGACGGTCGCCCAGGCGCTCATTGACGACTACGACGCACTGATCCTTCCCGCAGGGGGTCCGGAGCGCGAGGCCTTCCTGGACAATCACGCCGAATCGATTCGCGTGGCGGTCTGCTCCGGAAAGATCGGCGTTGACACCGAACTCATGAGACACCTGCCAAACCTGGAAGCCATCGTGAACTTCGGCGTCGGCTACGACGCCAGCGATGTCGCCCAGGCGGCCGAACGCAATATCCCGATCAGCAACACCCCGGATGTGCTCACCGATTGCGTCGCGGACACCGCGCTGGGCCTCTACCTCGAAACCCTGCGCTCGCTCGGTGCCGCCGAGCGCTTCGTGCGCAACGGCACCTGGGCAACGGGCGTGAACTTCCCGCTGGCCACCCGCGCCAGCGGCAAGCGCGTGGGCATCCTGGGCTTGGGTCGCATCGGCGCGGCAATCGCCAAGCGGCTCGAGGGCTTCGGGTGCGAAATCCACTATCACAACCGCTCGGAAATCGCGGGCAGTTCATACGCCTACCACTCTTCCGCCGCGGAGCTGGCGGAAGCCACCGATGTGCTGGTCGTCGCCGCAGCGGGCGGTCCGGCGTCGGCCGGGCTGGTCAGCGCCGAGGTGCTGGAAAAGATCGGCCCGAAGGGCTTCCTGATCAACATTGCCCGCGGCAGCGTCGTTGACGAGCCAGCACTGGTCTCGGCCCTGCAAAACGGCGAAATCGCCGGCGCCGGACTGGATGTCTTCACCAACGAGCCTCATGTACCGACCGAACTCCTCGAGCTGGACAACGTGGTCCTGTTGCCGCACCTGGGCAGCGGCACGCACGAGACTCGCGCCGATATGGCGGCACTCGTGCTGGAAAACCTGCGGAGCTACGTGAACTCGGGCGAGCTCATCACCCCCGTTTCCTAG
- a CDS encoding L-talarate/galactarate dehydratase: MSYTPDAIRHVKLSTARLPLATPISDAKVFTGRQKPMTEVVFLFAEIKTEQGHEGLGFSYSKRAGGPAQFAHAKEVAETMIGEDPNDIAKLYTKLLWAGASVGRSGVATQALAALDIALYDLKSKRAGLPLAKFLGSHRDSVRTYNTSGGFLNASISEVKERASQSIEEGIGGIKIKVGLPDSAEDLRRVAAVREHIGPDVPMMVDANQQWDRATALRMGRKLEEFDLVWIEEPLDAYDAEGHAALAAALDTPIATGEMLASVAEHERLIATRACDIIQPDAPRIGGITQFLRLSTLADQAGLDLAPHFAMEIHLHLAAAYPREPWVEHFDWLDPLFNERLETKDGRMLVPNRPGLGFTFSDQVRAWTTDTVEFGRA; this comes from the coding sequence ATGAGCTACACCCCCGACGCCATCCGCCACGTTAAGCTGTCGACCGCCCGCCTGCCCTTGGCCACTCCCATCTCGGACGCCAAGGTCTTCACCGGGCGCCAGAAGCCGATGACCGAGGTTGTCTTCCTCTTTGCCGAGATCAAGACCGAACAGGGCCACGAGGGCCTGGGATTCTCCTACTCGAAGCGCGCCGGCGGGCCGGCACAGTTCGCCCACGCCAAGGAAGTCGCCGAAACCATGATCGGCGAGGATCCCAATGACATCGCCAAGCTCTACACCAAGCTCCTGTGGGCCGGCGCCTCGGTGGGGCGCTCCGGTGTCGCCACCCAGGCCCTCGCGGCCCTCGACATTGCCCTCTACGATCTCAAGTCCAAGCGTGCAGGCCTGCCCCTGGCCAAGTTCCTCGGCTCGCACCGCGACTCGGTACGCACCTACAACACCTCCGGTGGCTTCCTCAACGCGTCGATCTCCGAGGTCAAGGAACGCGCCAGCCAGTCGATCGAAGAGGGAATCGGCGGCATCAAGATCAAGGTTGGACTGCCCGATTCCGCCGAGGACCTTCGCCGCGTCGCCGCGGTTCGCGAACACATCGGCCCGGACGTTCCGATGATGGTGGATGCAAACCAGCAATGGGACCGCGCCACCGCGTTGCGCATGGGCCGCAAGCTCGAGGAATTCGACCTGGTCTGGATCGAGGAGCCTCTCGACGCCTATGACGCCGAGGGCCATGCCGCACTCGCTGCCGCCCTGGACACTCCGATTGCCACCGGCGAGATGCTCGCCTCCGTGGCCGAGCACGAACGCCTGATTGCCACCCGCGCCTGCGACATCATCCAGCCCGATGCCCCGCGCATCGGCGGCATCACGCAGTTCCTGCGCCTGTCCACACTGGCCGACCAGGCCGGCCTGGACCTGGCCCCGCACTTCGCCATGGAAATCCACCTGCACCTCGCCGCCGCATACCCGCGCGAGCCGTGGGTGGAGCACTTCGACTGGCTGGACCCGTTGTTCAATGAGCGCCTCGAGACCAAGGACGGTCGCATGCTGGTCCCGAACCGCCCGGGACTCGGCTTCACCTTCAGCGACCAGGTCCGCGCCTGGACCACGGACACCGTCGAGTTCGGCCGAGCCTAA
- a CDS encoding FadR/GntR family transcriptional regulator has product MKANLTTELVKHLREQISSGLIAPGDKLPSENALIAEHDVSRTVVREALTRLQAEGLVHTRRGAGSFALTPPAPETAAQARVPRTLAERRQLLEFRMGFESEAAAAAAGTANTETLRNLDAALAAFTKAGTNASLSMNCDFEFHAAVASASGNPYFLDAVQHFGPAMIAMPRQRLESQDSIPAPRLEQVAGEHLSIRNAIASGNAMAAAAAMRVHLANSLHRLEIEAGVASADD; this is encoded by the coding sequence ATGAAAGCCAACCTGACGACCGAACTGGTCAAGCATCTGCGTGAGCAGATCAGTAGCGGACTCATTGCCCCGGGAGACAAACTTCCGAGCGAAAATGCACTGATCGCGGAGCACGACGTGTCGCGCACCGTGGTGCGCGAGGCACTGACCAGGCTTCAGGCAGAAGGGTTGGTTCATACGCGCCGCGGTGCCGGCAGCTTTGCGCTGACTCCCCCGGCACCCGAGACAGCTGCGCAGGCGCGGGTTCCCCGGACCCTGGCCGAACGCAGGCAACTGCTCGAGTTCAGGATGGGTTTTGAATCCGAGGCCGCGGCTGCAGCGGCTGGCACGGCAAATACCGAAACACTGCGGAACCTCGATGCGGCCCTGGCGGCATTTACCAAGGCAGGAACCAACGCCTCGCTGTCCATGAATTGCGACTTCGAGTTCCACGCCGCCGTTGCCTCGGCGAGCGGCAACCCCTATTTCCTGGATGCGGTGCAACATTTTGGCCCGGCCATGATTGCCATGCCGCGCCAGCGCCTCGAGTCCCAGGATTCCATCCCCGCCCCGCGTTTGGAGCAAGTGGCGGGCGAACACCTCAGCATTCGCAACGCCATCGCCTCGGGCAATGCCATGGCCGCCGCCGCTGCCATGCGCGTGCACCTGGCCAATTCGCTACACCGACTCGAGATCGAAGCCGGAGTCGCATCCGCCGACGACTGA
- the mqo gene encoding malate dehydrogenase (quinone), with the protein MKQSGTTEHFDVIIIGAGIMGSTAAGLLATLEPGWRIGVLEALDAVGLESSHGWNNAGTGHAGLCEFNYTSAAADGSIDPTDALRIHEQFLVSTQYWAHLVQQGRIDAPADFIRSVPHCSFARGKWTEFLRIRHAALSAHPLFASMEFTDDPATMRRWLPLMLRGRRPIEDIAATRSALGTDVDYGSLTSKLMSDASAAGVEVALGTRVRGIARVPKTGHWSIRARNAQGDRVLEAKFVFVAAGGGTLPLLQSARMPEVKTMGGFPISGLFLRTSNKELIEQHRAKVYGHPSDGAPAISVPHLDLRVLDGREYLMFGPFGAFSPRFLKRGKLRDLAASVTPGNLGTLLSAARTSADLVRYLVSQILTTPTQRLDALRAFVPNARTEDWELVRAGQRVQVIKHVDGAGAIAGFGTEVVLNDDRSLAALLGASPGASASVGVVLDLLKRSFPERYPEWLSALRKDMPHLGTELNTDAAALARVREQVGTHLSLDW; encoded by the coding sequence GTGAAGCAGTCCGGAACCACCGAGCATTTCGACGTGATCATCATCGGGGCGGGGATCATGGGATCCACCGCGGCCGGATTGCTCGCCACACTGGAACCCGGCTGGCGTATCGGCGTGTTGGAAGCCCTGGATGCCGTCGGCCTGGAAAGTTCGCACGGGTGGAACAACGCCGGAACCGGCCATGCCGGGCTCTGCGAGTTCAACTACACCTCTGCCGCCGCAGACGGAAGCATCGATCCGACCGATGCCCTGCGCATCCACGAACAGTTCCTCGTCTCGACGCAATACTGGGCACATCTGGTTCAACAGGGGCGTATCGACGCCCCGGCGGACTTCATCCGCAGCGTCCCCCACTGCAGCTTTGCCCGCGGCAAGTGGACCGAATTCCTGCGGATCCGTCATGCGGCGCTCAGCGCCCACCCGCTCTTTGCCTCCATGGAGTTCACCGATGACCCCGCGACGATGCGCCGGTGGTTGCCGCTGATGCTTCGGGGGCGCAGGCCCATCGAAGATATTGCAGCCACGCGCAGCGCCCTGGGAACCGACGTGGACTACGGCTCCTTGACCTCCAAGCTCATGTCGGACGCGAGCGCGGCCGGTGTCGAAGTGGCATTGGGAACCCGCGTGCGTGGCATCGCGAGGGTCCCCAAGACCGGACACTGGTCCATCCGTGCCAGGAACGCCCAGGGCGATCGGGTTCTCGAGGCCAAATTCGTCTTTGTCGCTGCAGGCGGGGGCACGCTGCCGCTGCTTCAGTCGGCGCGCATGCCCGAGGTCAAGACGATGGGCGGCTTCCCCATCAGCGGACTGTTTCTGCGCACCTCAAACAAGGAACTCATTGAGCAGCACCGGGCCAAGGTCTACGGGCACCCGAGCGACGGTGCACCGGCCATTTCGGTGCCGCACCTTGATCTCCGGGTTCTCGATGGACGGGAATACCTGATGTTCGGTCCCTTCGGCGCGTTCTCGCCGCGATTCCTGAAACGTGGGAAGCTGCGGGACCTGGCAGCGTCGGTGACCCCGGGAAACCTCGGCACCCTGCTCTCCGCCGCGCGCACCAGCGCGGATCTGGTGCGGTACTTGGTTTCCCAGATTCTCACCACCCCAACCCAACGCCTCGACGCCTTGCGGGCGTTTGTTCCCAACGCGCGTACCGAAGACTGGGAACTGGTGCGGGCCGGGCAACGGGTGCAGGTCATCAAACACGTTGATGGTGCCGGGGCCATTGCCGGGTTCGGCACCGAAGTCGTGCTCAACGATGACCGCTCCCTGGCGGCGTTGCTGGGCGCCTCCCCCGGCGCATCCGCCTCGGTGGGGGTCGTCCTGGACCTGCTTAAGCGCAGCTTCCCCGAGCGCTACCCGGAGTGGCTGTCGGCGCTGCGAAAGGACATGCCGCATCTGGGCACTGAACTGAATACCGATGCCGCGGCGCTCGCCCGCGTGCGGGAGCAGGTCGGCACACACCTCTCGCTGGATTGGTGA
- a CDS encoding universal stress protein produces the protein MSILVGYVPTKVGEAAVRAAIGEAKLRDEELLIVNSVREGALVDKSVASPEDIERIKQSTAAAGIKAKVLDSIHRDDLAAEILDLAEKHDVSLIVIGLRQRSQVGKFIMGSHAQRILLQAEHPVLAVKADQV, from the coding sequence ATGAGCATCCTAGTTGGATACGTTCCGACCAAGGTCGGCGAGGCCGCCGTGCGGGCGGCCATTGGCGAAGCCAAGCTTCGCGACGAGGAACTGCTGATCGTGAATTCGGTGCGCGAAGGCGCACTGGTGGACAAGTCGGTGGCAAGCCCGGAGGACATCGAACGCATCAAGCAGTCCACCGCGGCCGCCGGCATCAAGGCCAAGGTCCTGGACTCCATCCACCGCGACGACCTCGCCGCGGAGATCCTGGACTTGGCTGAGAAACATGACGTCTCATTGATTGTCATCGGGCTGCGCCAGCGCTCGCAAGTTGGTAAGTTCATCATGGGATCACATGCCCAGCGCATCCTGTTGCAGGCCGAACACCCGGTTCTGGCCGTCAAGGCCGACCAGGTCTAG
- a CDS encoding tripartite tricarboxylate transporter permease: MDFFQPVMDGFGVVLDPTNLLYCLFGVLIGMLIGVLPGLGPAATIAILLPLTYNVEPVTAIIMLAGIFYGAQYGGTITSVLLRIPGEASSVVTVFDGYVLAKQGKAGTALGIAAIGSFIGGTIAIVGLTFLAPVVAGFALDFGPPEYTALALLGILLVATISGGSKIKALIAAAIGLFLATIGRDVFTGAERFTFGNLSLADGIDFVPIAMGLFGVGEILYNLEERHRAASAPMAVANVWPSRKDLKQASGAIGRGSVLGFFLGILPGGGATISSLASYAVEKKRAKDPSRFGKGAIEGVAGPETANNAAATSSFIPLLTLGIPANATMAIIFGALLIQGVTPGPQLITEEPELFWGVVNSMYIGNILLLIMSIPLVGLFVKILRIRAAILAPITALITMLGAYTIRNSMFDVMLVVLFGALGYLMKKFGFEPGPLVLAFVLGSLLESSLRRSLLVLEGDPTGFLTRPISGTLLVVFVIVAVWPMIKTVVSKRKTANTLLSDTKVEEKV, from the coding sequence ATGGATTTCTTTCAGCCGGTCATGGACGGCTTCGGCGTAGTTCTTGACCCCACAAATCTCCTGTACTGCCTGTTCGGCGTGCTGATTGGCATGTTGATCGGCGTACTTCCGGGCCTGGGCCCGGCGGCCACCATCGCCATCTTGCTGCCCCTGACCTACAACGTGGAACCCGTCACCGCGATCATCATGCTCGCCGGCATCTTCTACGGTGCCCAATACGGCGGAACCATTACCTCGGTGCTGCTGCGCATCCCGGGTGAAGCGAGTTCCGTGGTGACGGTTTTTGACGGTTATGTGTTGGCCAAGCAGGGCAAGGCGGGAACCGCCTTGGGCATCGCCGCCATTGGTTCCTTCATTGGTGGCACCATCGCCATCGTCGGCCTGACCTTCCTGGCCCCGGTGGTGGCGGGCTTCGCCCTGGACTTCGGTCCGCCCGAATACACGGCACTGGCGCTGCTGGGCATCTTGCTGGTTGCCACCATCTCCGGCGGCTCCAAGATCAAGGCGCTGATCGCCGCGGCCATCGGCCTGTTCCTGGCCACGATCGGCCGCGACGTGTTCACCGGTGCCGAGCGCTTCACGTTCGGCAACCTGTCACTGGCCGACGGCATCGACTTCGTGCCGATCGCCATGGGCCTGTTCGGTGTCGGCGAGATCCTCTACAACCTGGAGGAACGTCACCGCGCCGCATCGGCTCCCATGGCCGTGGCCAACGTCTGGCCCTCACGCAAGGACCTGAAGCAGGCTTCCGGCGCCATCGGCCGCGGCTCCGTGCTCGGCTTCTTCCTGGGCATCCTGCCTGGTGGTGGCGCAACGATTTCATCGCTGGCCTCCTACGCCGTGGAGAAGAAGCGTGCCAAGGATCCCTCACGGTTCGGCAAGGGCGCCATCGAAGGTGTCGCAGGACCGGAAACCGCAAATAACGCGGCGGCCACCAGCTCCTTCATCCCGCTGCTGACGCTGGGCATCCCGGCAAATGCGACGATGGCCATCATCTTCGGTGCGCTGCTCATCCAGGGTGTGACCCCGGGTCCGCAGCTGATCACCGAGGAACCCGAGCTCTTCTGGGGCGTGGTGAACTCGATGTACATCGGCAACATCCTGCTGCTGATCATGTCCATCCCGCTGGTTGGCCTGTTCGTGAAGATCCTGCGAATCCGTGCCGCCATCCTGGCTCCGATCACCGCGCTGATCACCATGCTCGGTGCCTACACCATCCGCAACTCGATGTTCGATGTCATGCTCGTGGTGCTCTTCGGCGCTCTGGGCTACCTGATGAAGAAGTTCGGTTTCGAACCCGGCCCGCTGGTGCTGGCCTTCGTGCTGGGTAGCCTGCTCGAATCAAGCCTGCGTCGCTCGTTGCTGGTGCTCGAAGGCGATCCGACAGGGTTCTTGACCCGGCCGATCTCCGGCACGTTGCTGGTTGTTTTTGTGATCGTTGCGGTATGGCCAATGATCAAGACAGTGGTCAGCAAGCGCAAGACGGCAAACACCCTCTTGTCCGACACCAAGGTTGAGGAAAAAGTATGA
- a CDS encoding tripartite tricarboxylate transporter TctB family protein, protein MRAKQEPHPESILVDEEEILTPEQLAAQWAAEAPEAAGPVANLVSSLVVLGLGLAGVLLSLQLGLGTPAEPKPGMWPFIVSLIVAVLSGVQAVIGRTGGTDGEKFSNNSWYAAIGFATLVGMVLLMPVIGFEIPSILLCFIWMRWLGGERWRSAAVYSVVIVAAFYGIFIAALGTTIPRLF, encoded by the coding sequence ATGCGAGCCAAACAAGAGCCGCACCCGGAATCGATCCTGGTCGACGAGGAAGAGATCCTCACTCCCGAGCAGCTGGCAGCCCAGTGGGCCGCCGAGGCGCCCGAGGCCGCAGGGCCGGTGGCCAACCTCGTCTCGTCCCTGGTGGTGCTGGGCCTTGGCCTTGCAGGGGTATTGCTTTCCCTTCAATTGGGATTGGGAACGCCGGCCGAACCGAAGCCGGGCATGTGGCCGTTCATCGTCAGCCTCATCGTTGCCGTGCTGTCCGGCGTCCAAGCCGTGATCGGACGCACCGGTGGCACGGACGGCGAAAAGTTCTCGAACAACTCCTGGTACGCGGCCATCGGGTTCGCAACGCTCGTCGGCATGGTGCTGTTGATGCCGGTGATCGGTTTCGAGATTCCCTCGATCCTGCTGTGCTTCATCTGGATGCGGTGGCTCGGCGGTGAACGGTGGCGCTCCGCCGCCGTCTATTCGGTCGTGATCGTCGCGGCGTTCTACGGAATCTTCATCGCCGCACTCGGCACCACCATCCCCCGACTCTTCTAA
- a CDS encoding tripartite tricarboxylate transporter substrate binding protein — MKNRFTRRAMLSLAAATAALSLTACGGNVGAGAAADGAFPSGPVTLTVGQAPGGSTDLIARAAAEGMAEKLGVALPVVNKPGANGALATQEVAGMKADGQNLVLLNASLITITPLAVSEAEAVSLDKLDVLMGLSQDDYVMVASTKSGIKSVDDLKASASKLTFGTTGVGTGSQLAQELLLAQAGIKGTTVPFDSGSPALTAVMGNQVQVSTIQLGEAKPQIDAGTVVPVVVFSSERNEFLPDVPTAVEAGYDVPVSQYRVIAAPKGLSAEAKSALVDSIKAAVASDSYKAFNKQNLLTPKEISGEEVVTEWNALAAKYKALTAEHNISLASK; from the coding sequence ATGAAGAACCGTTTCACACGACGTGCCATGCTGTCGCTTGCCGCCGCCACCGCTGCCCTTTCGCTGACGGCCTGCGGAGGAAATGTTGGCGCCGGAGCTGCCGCTGACGGAGCCTTCCCCAGCGGGCCGGTGACCCTCACCGTGGGTCAGGCCCCGGGTGGGTCTACCGACCTGATCGCCCGCGCAGCGGCCGAAGGCATGGCGGAAAAGCTTGGCGTGGCGCTCCCTGTCGTCAACAAGCCCGGTGCCAACGGCGCTCTGGCCACCCAGGAAGTCGCGGGCATGAAGGCGGATGGGCAGAACCTAGTCCTGCTCAACGCCTCCCTGATCACCATCACCCCGCTGGCCGTCTCGGAAGCCGAAGCAGTGAGCCTGGACAAGCTCGATGTCCTCATGGGCCTGTCCCAGGATGACTACGTGATGGTCGCCAGCACGAAGTCCGGCATCAAGTCGGTTGACGACTTGAAGGCCAGCGCATCCAAGCTGACCTTTGGCACCACGGGTGTTGGCACGGGTTCACAGCTCGCCCAGGAATTGCTGCTGGCCCAGGCCGGCATCAAGGGCACCACCGTTCCGTTCGACTCCGGTTCTCCTGCCTTGACCGCGGTCATGGGCAACCAGGTTCAGGTTTCCACCATCCAGTTGGGTGAGGCCAAACCGCAGATCGATGCCGGCACCGTGGTTCCGGTGGTTGTCTTCTCTTCCGAGCGCAATGAATTCCTTCCGGATGTTCCAACCGCTGTCGAGGCCGGATACGACGTCCCCGTTTCGCAGTACCGTGTGATTGCGGCCCCGAAGGGCCTGAGCGCCGAAGCCAAGTCCGCACTGGTTGACTCGATCAAGGCGGCCGTGGCGAGCGATTCCTACAAGGCCTTCAACAAGCAGAACCTGCTGACCCCGAAGGAAATCTCGGGCGAGGAAGTTGTCACCGAGTGGAACGCGTTGGCCGCCAAGTACAAGGCGCTGACCGCCGAACACAACATCTCGCTGGCCTCCAAGTAG